A window from Methylococcus mesophilus encodes these proteins:
- a CDS encoding IS3 family transposase (programmed frameshift): MKKRFTEEQIIGILKEAEAGLKVAELCRKHGLSEATYYNWKAKYGGLTVSDAQRLKALETENARLKRLLAEAMLDNAALKEVVGRKLVSPQAKRVAVSHLMTKHQMGVTRACGLIGISRSLYRYEAKRPADQELKERLCELAAQKRRYGYRRLHVLLCREGWEINRKRTYRVYHEAGLMVRKRKRKRIAGVERQIKVAPSAPNESWSMDYVSDGLADGRRLRCLNIVDDFTKQCLAIEVDTSLPGRRVVGVLQRLAEIRGLPKSVTVDNGPEFAGKALDEWADSQGLCLSFIQPGKPQQNAYIESFNGKFRDECLNEHWFVSMCHARQVIEEWRREYNEQRPHSSLAYLTPDQFADTFLTADSMSVSD; the protein is encoded by the exons ATGAAGAAGCGTTTCACCGAAGAACAGATCATTGGCATCCTGAAGGAAGCCGAAGCCGGCCTAAAAGTAGCGGAGCTGTGCCGCAAGCACGGGCTCAGCGAGGCGACGTACTACAACTGGAAAGCGAAATACGGCGGCCTGACAGTGTCGGATGCGCAGCGGCTCAAGGCACTGGAGACCGAGAATGCCCGGCTCAAGCGCCTGCTGGCGGAGGCGATGCTGGACAATGCTGCGTTGAAAGAGGTTGTAGGCCGAAAGT TGGTAAGCCCACAAGCCAAGAGGGTGGCGGTCTCCCATCTGATGACAAAGCACCAGATGGGCGTCACGCGGGCTTGTGGGCTGATCGGTATTTCTCGGTCGCTGTATCGCTACGAAGCTAAGCGGCCAGCAGACCAGGAGCTCAAGGAACGACTGTGCGAATTGGCAGCGCAGAAGCGGCGCTATGGGTATCGCCGGCTGCACGTGCTACTTTGCCGAGAGGGTTGGGAAATCAACCGAAAGCGCACCTATCGCGTGTATCACGAGGCCGGCCTGATGGTCCGCAAACGAAAGCGGAAGCGCATTGCCGGCGTGGAGCGCCAAATCAAGGTCGCGCCATCGGCGCCTAACGAGAGTTGGTCTATGGACTATGTTTCGGACGGTTTGGCCGATGGTCGGCGGCTGCGGTGCCTGAATATCGTCGATGACTTCACGAAGCAGTGCTTGGCCATCGAAGTCGATACTTCGCTGCCTGGCAGACGTGTAGTCGGTGTGCTGCAACGGCTGGCAGAGATCCGCGGATTGCCCAAATCAGTCACCGTCGACAACGGCCCCGAGTTTGCCGGCAAGGCTTTGGATGAATGGGCCGATAGCCAAGGACTGTGCTTGAGCTTCATCCAGCCAGGTAAGCCACAGCAGAACGCCTACATCGAAAGCTTCAACGGCAAATTCCGGGATGAATGCCTGAACGAGCATTGGTTCGTCTCGATGTGCCATGCTCGCCAAGTCATTGAGGAGTGGCGTCGAGAATACAATGAGCAACGCCCCCACAGTTCGTTGGCTTACCTGACGCCAGATCAGTTTGCAGACACATTTTTAACCGCAGACTCTATGTCCGTTTCGGACTAA
- a CDS encoding DUF6527 family protein, whose product MKKSALSHQFVEYVPERLQEGILYISIPYATAAHSCCCGCGKEVATPLSPTDWRLTFDGETVSLEPSIGNWSFPCRSHYWIKRSKVAWAAEWSQQAVEAGRACDRAAKLRYYDSKDSSVDVVSDSQLTLGTRPTSSTPRSGEGFLTMFKRWLLG is encoded by the coding sequence ATGAAGAAGAGCGCCTTGTCTCATCAGTTCGTGGAGTACGTACCAGAAAGGCTTCAGGAAGGTATCCTTTATATCTCGATACCGTATGCCACAGCAGCACACTCGTGCTGCTGTGGGTGCGGCAAAGAGGTCGCGACCCCATTATCACCAACGGATTGGAGACTAACTTTCGATGGTGAAACAGTCTCTTTGGAGCCATCCATTGGGAATTGGAGCTTTCCCTGTCGTTCGCACTATTGGATCAAACGAAGCAAAGTGGCATGGGCGGCAGAGTGGTCGCAGCAGGCGGTTGAAGCTGGGCGTGCATGTGATCGTGCCGCTAAGCTCAGGTATTACGATAGCAAGGATAGTTCCGTCGATGTGGTTTCAGATTCGCAGTTAACGCTGGGTACGCGCCCTACGTCCTCTACGCCAAGGTCAGGAGAAGGCTTTTTGACCATGTTCAAGCGGTGGCTATTAGGGTGA
- the nth gene encoding endonuclease III has translation MNANKRRQIFERLAAAIPEPTTELCYGTPFELLVAVVLSAQATDKGVNKATTKLFPIANTPEAILALGEDGLREYIKTIGLFNSKAKNIIGLCERLIERHGGEVPHDRDALEALPGVGRKTANVILNTAFGQHTIAVDTHIFRVANRTRLAPGKTVLAVERGLEKHTPREFLKDAHHLLILHGRYICTARKPKCPQCPIADLCEYPDKTQAPE, from the coding sequence ATGAACGCGAACAAGCGGCGGCAGATCTTCGAACGCCTCGCCGCCGCCATCCCCGAGCCGACCACCGAACTGTGCTACGGCACACCCTTCGAACTGCTGGTCGCCGTCGTCCTCTCGGCCCAAGCCACGGACAAGGGCGTCAACAAGGCCACCACAAAGCTCTTCCCCATCGCCAATACGCCGGAGGCCATCCTCGCCCTGGGGGAAGACGGCCTGCGCGAATACATCAAGACCATCGGACTGTTCAACAGCAAGGCCAAGAACATCATCGGCCTCTGCGAACGTCTGATCGAGCGCCACGGCGGAGAAGTGCCGCACGACCGCGACGCGCTGGAAGCCCTGCCCGGCGTGGGCCGCAAGACCGCCAACGTGATTCTCAACACCGCCTTCGGCCAGCACACCATCGCCGTCGACACCCACATCTTCCGCGTCGCCAACCGCACCCGCCTGGCGCCGGGCAAGACGGTGCTTGCAGTGGAAAGAGGGCTGGAGAAGCACACCCCCCGCGAATTCCTGAAGGATGCCCACCACCTCCTCATCCTCCACGGCCGCTACATCTGCACCGCCCGCAAGCCCAAATGCCCGCAGTGCCCCATCGCCGACCTGTGCGAGTATCCGGACAAGACGCAAGCCCCCGAGTAA
- a CDS encoding electron transport complex subunit E: MNLGPYRKIILDGLWHNNQALVALLGLCPLLAVSSTVVNSLGLGLATTVALVFSNGVVSLIRNRITTEVRLPVFVLVIAANVTVIELLMSAFFHDLYKILGIFIPLIVTNCAIIGRAEAFASKNTVDRAVLDGLFMGLGFTAALVALGAFREIVGTGALLNRAELMFGEAARNWSVRIVENYDGFLLAILPPGAFIGLGLIIALKNLLDARAKARAQVAVSQPVAFEPAAARKA; this comes from the coding sequence ATGAATCTCGGCCCCTACCGCAAGATCATCCTGGACGGGCTCTGGCACAACAACCAAGCCCTGGTCGCCCTGCTCGGCCTGTGCCCGCTGCTCGCGGTCAGCAGCACCGTGGTCAACAGCTTGGGGCTGGGACTGGCCACCACCGTCGCCCTGGTATTCTCCAACGGCGTGGTTTCGCTGATCCGCAACCGCATCACCACGGAAGTGCGCCTGCCGGTGTTCGTGCTGGTCATCGCCGCCAACGTCACCGTCATCGAGCTGCTGATGAGCGCGTTCTTCCACGACCTGTACAAGATCCTCGGCATCTTTATCCCGCTGATCGTCACCAACTGTGCCATCATCGGCCGCGCCGAAGCCTTCGCCTCGAAGAACACGGTCGACCGCGCCGTCCTGGACGGCTTGTTCATGGGATTGGGATTCACCGCGGCACTGGTCGCGCTCGGCGCCTTCCGCGAAATCGTCGGCACCGGCGCCCTGCTGAACCGAGCCGAACTGATGTTCGGCGAAGCCGCCCGCAATTGGAGCGTGCGGATCGTGGAGAACTACGACGGCTTCCTGCTGGCCATCCTGCCGCCCGGCGCCTTCATTGGACTGGGACTCATCATTGCGCTGAAAAACCTGCTCGACGCCCGCGCCAAGGCGCGAGCCCAAGTCGCAGTAAGCCAGCCCGTAGCGTTCGAACCCGCCGCCGCCCGGAAAGCATGA
- the rsxG gene encoding electron transport complex subunit RsxG: MNLKQHPVIVAALILGVFSVAGTGLVSTVYRHTEPLIEANERATLLHSIESLVPPEAFDNDPLADAIEIADPLLGTSQAVPVYRARKSGQPVTAVLSPIAPDGYNGAIRLLVAVRYDGSLGGVRVLSHKETPGLGDPIDENKSDWIHQFAGLSLIDPPEIRWGVKKDGGDFDQFTGATITPRAVVKAVRKTLQFFRDNREILFAPAPQQEDTP, from the coding sequence ATGAACCTGAAACAGCACCCCGTCATCGTCGCCGCCCTCATCCTCGGCGTATTTTCGGTTGCCGGCACCGGCCTGGTATCCACGGTCTACCGCCACACCGAACCGCTGATCGAGGCCAACGAGCGCGCCACCCTGCTGCATTCCATCGAATCGCTGGTGCCGCCGGAAGCCTTCGACAACGACCCGCTGGCGGATGCCATCGAAATCGCCGATCCGCTGCTCGGCACCAGCCAGGCCGTACCGGTCTACCGAGCCCGCAAGTCCGGGCAGCCGGTCACCGCCGTGCTCTCGCCCATCGCGCCGGACGGCTACAACGGCGCCATCCGCCTGCTGGTCGCCGTCCGCTATGACGGCAGCCTGGGCGGCGTACGGGTGCTGAGCCACAAGGAAACCCCCGGCCTCGGCGATCCCATCGACGAAAACAAATCGGACTGGATCCACCAATTCGCAGGCCTCTCGCTGATCGATCCGCCCGAGATCCGCTGGGGCGTGAAGAAGGACGGCGGCGACTTCGACCAGTTCACCGGCGCCACCATCACGCCCCGCGCCGTCGTCAAAGCCGTGCGCAAGACGCTGCAATTCTTCCGCGACAACCGTGAAATACTGTTCGCCCCGGCGCCGCAACAGGAGGACACCCCATGA
- the rsxD gene encoding electron transport complex subunit RsxD, with the protein MRFNTAPAPHLAPTASTRRIMQWVLVAMLPGIAAQLWQFGPGVLINLALAIATALLAESAMLRLRAQPSRAGLSDWSAVLTAALLAVSLPPIAPWWIAVFGALFAIVIGKQLYGGLGYNPFNPAMVGYAVLLISFPKAMTAWLPPTDLGAASLGLLEAWNTIAHRAGPEGLGFDALAMATPLDTLKTQLGLGRTMDEIQSAALFGALAGKGWQWVNLGYLAGGLWLLRRGLIAWQIPAGFLAALGGLSLGFFLLEPQTYPTPLFHLFGGATMLGAFFIATDPVTASTTPKGRLIYGALIGSLIFVIRSWGGYPDGVAFAVLLLNLAAPTIDHYTRPRVYGHPG; encoded by the coding sequence ATGCGCTTCAATACCGCTCCCGCGCCCCACCTCGCGCCTACCGCCAGCACCCGCCGCATCATGCAATGGGTGCTGGTGGCCATGCTGCCCGGCATCGCCGCCCAGCTCTGGCAGTTCGGCCCCGGCGTGCTGATCAACCTCGCTCTGGCGATCGCCACCGCCCTGCTGGCCGAATCCGCCATGCTGCGCCTGCGCGCCCAGCCCAGCCGCGCCGGCCTGTCCGACTGGAGCGCCGTACTCACCGCCGCTCTTCTGGCGGTATCCCTGCCACCCATCGCGCCTTGGTGGATCGCCGTGTTCGGAGCGTTGTTCGCCATCGTCATCGGCAAGCAGCTCTACGGCGGCCTGGGCTACAACCCGTTCAACCCGGCCATGGTCGGCTATGCCGTCTTGCTCATCTCCTTCCCGAAAGCGATGACCGCCTGGCTGCCGCCGACCGACCTCGGAGCAGCCTCACTGGGCCTGCTGGAGGCCTGGAACACAATCGCCCATCGCGCGGGGCCGGAAGGCTTAGGGTTCGACGCGCTGGCGATGGCGACGCCGCTGGACACCCTCAAGACCCAGCTCGGCCTGGGCCGGACGATGGACGAGATCCAATCCGCCGCCCTGTTCGGCGCGCTGGCCGGCAAGGGCTGGCAATGGGTGAACCTGGGCTATCTCGCCGGCGGCCTTTGGCTGCTGCGCCGCGGGCTGATCGCCTGGCAGATCCCGGCAGGCTTCCTGGCGGCGCTGGGGGGATTGAGCCTGGGCTTCTTCCTGCTGGAACCCCAAACCTATCCGACCCCGCTGTTCCATCTGTTCGGCGGCGCCACCATGCTCGGCGCCTTCTTCATCGCCACCGACCCGGTCACCGCCTCGACCACGCCGAAAGGCCGGCTGATCTATGGCGCACTGATCGGCAGCTTGATCTTCGTGATCCGCTCCTGGGGCGGCTACCCGGACGGCGTGGCCTTCGCGGTGCTGCTGCTCAACCTGGCGGCCCCGACCATCGACCATTACACCCGCCCCAGGGTTTACGGGCATCCCGGATGA
- the rsxC gene encoding electron transport complex subunit RsxC: MLTLHRFHGGLHLDAHKEDSSLAPLATAPVPPRLIFPLQQRGGQNAEAVVQVGDHVRKGQVIARGDGPMNPPIHSSSSGVVSAIEPRPLPHPSGIADLAIVIDTDGEDLALETEAPPHSRELGPDELRRIIFEAGIVGLGGAAFSTAVKTDPGHRAIDTLILNGAECEPYITCDDSLLRNFPREVLEGACILMRVLGVERCLLGIEDDMPEAIRALRETREAGDYSNIDVVTVPALYPSGGEKQLIRILTGREVPTRGIPADAGVICQNVGTAAAVFRAVVRGEPLIERIVTVTGKGVRNPGNWLTRIGTPIADLVRYSGGYSGTAERLILGGPMMGISLPSDALPLVKAANCVLVTGRGETTGPKQALPCIRCGACAEVCPVNLLPQQLYWYSRADNLERAQEYQLPDCIECGCCDYVCPSHIPLVQYFRAAKSELVARQRERSKADHARERFEARQARKEREKQERAEAAQRKKAALAKPDASEIQDAIARAKARKRMPESAPTTDAAPDQSPPAQEPAEN, from the coding sequence ATGCTCACGCTGCACCGATTCCACGGCGGTCTGCACCTGGACGCCCACAAAGAGGATTCCAGCCTCGCCCCGCTGGCGACGGCCCCAGTCCCGCCGCGGCTGATCTTCCCGCTGCAGCAGCGCGGCGGGCAGAACGCGGAGGCCGTGGTGCAGGTCGGCGACCACGTTCGTAAAGGTCAGGTCATCGCCCGCGGCGACGGCCCGATGAATCCGCCGATCCATTCCTCCAGCTCAGGAGTCGTAAGCGCCATCGAGCCGCGCCCCCTGCCGCACCCTTCTGGCATCGCCGACTTGGCCATCGTGATCGACACCGATGGGGAGGATCTCGCGCTCGAAACCGAAGCGCCTCCCCATTCCCGCGAACTCGGGCCGGACGAACTGCGCCGGATCATCTTCGAGGCAGGCATCGTAGGCTTGGGCGGCGCGGCCTTCTCGACCGCGGTCAAGACCGATCCCGGCCATCGCGCAATCGACACCCTGATCCTCAACGGCGCCGAGTGCGAGCCCTACATCACCTGCGACGACAGCCTGCTGCGGAATTTCCCGCGCGAGGTGCTGGAAGGCGCGTGCATCCTGATGCGGGTATTGGGCGTGGAGCGCTGCCTGCTCGGCATCGAAGACGACATGCCGGAAGCGATCCGGGCACTGCGGGAAACACGGGAAGCCGGGGATTATTCGAACATCGACGTCGTCACCGTGCCAGCCCTCTACCCCAGCGGCGGCGAGAAGCAGCTCATCCGCATCCTCACCGGACGCGAAGTGCCGACCCGCGGCATCCCCGCCGACGCCGGCGTGATCTGCCAGAACGTCGGCACCGCGGCGGCGGTGTTCCGGGCAGTGGTCCGGGGCGAGCCGCTGATCGAGCGCATCGTCACCGTGACCGGCAAAGGCGTCAGGAATCCGGGCAACTGGCTGACCCGCATCGGCACCCCCATCGCCGACCTGGTCCGCTACAGCGGCGGCTATTCCGGCACGGCCGAGCGATTGATCCTGGGCGGTCCGATGATGGGAATCTCCCTCCCCTCCGACGCCCTGCCCCTGGTCAAGGCCGCGAACTGCGTGCTGGTGACCGGGCGCGGCGAGACTACCGGCCCCAAGCAGGCCCTCCCCTGCATCCGCTGCGGCGCCTGCGCCGAGGTCTGCCCGGTCAACCTGCTGCCACAGCAGCTCTACTGGTACAGCCGCGCGGACAACCTGGAACGGGCGCAGGAATACCAGCTTCCGGACTGCATAGAATGCGGCTGCTGCGACTACGTCTGCCCCAGCCACATTCCGCTGGTGCAATATTTCCGCGCCGCGAAGAGCGAACTCGTGGCCAGGCAGCGCGAACGATCGAAGGCGGATCATGCCCGCGAGCGCTTCGAGGCCCGGCAAGCCCGCAAGGAACGCGAGAAGCAGGAACGCGCCGAGGCCGCTCAGCGCAAGAAAGCCGCCCTGGCCAAGCCGGATGCTTCCGAGATCCAGGATGCCATCGCCCGCGCCAAGGCACGCAAGCGCATGCCCGAATCCGCGCCAACGACGGATGCCGCACCGGACCAATCGCCGCCGGCACAGGAACCGGCCGAGAACTAG
- the rsxB gene encoding electron transport complex subunit RsxB translates to MLAFLAVCVLFTLFGALLGYSSRRFKVEGDPLADKIDAVLPQTQCGQCGFPGCRPYAEAIARGEADINQCPPGGEDGVQALADLLGVEPKPLSGEHGAEKPKSVAVIDETKCIGCTLCIQACPVDAILGAAKLMHTVIASECTGCELCLAPCPVDCIVMEPVRDNLGTWHWPKPDGTH, encoded by the coding sequence ATGCTGGCGTTTCTCGCGGTCTGCGTATTGTTCACCCTGTTCGGCGCGCTGCTGGGCTATTCCTCGCGGCGCTTCAAGGTGGAGGGCGATCCGCTGGCCGACAAGATCGACGCGGTACTGCCGCAGACCCAGTGCGGCCAGTGCGGCTTCCCCGGCTGCCGCCCTTATGCCGAGGCCATCGCACGGGGCGAGGCGGACATCAACCAGTGCCCGCCGGGCGGCGAGGACGGCGTCCAGGCACTGGCCGATCTGCTCGGGGTCGAACCCAAGCCGCTGAGCGGCGAACACGGCGCCGAGAAGCCGAAAAGCGTCGCCGTCATCGACGAAACCAAGTGCATCGGCTGCACTCTGTGCATCCAGGCCTGCCCGGTCGATGCCATCCTCGGCGCAGCCAAGCTGATGCACACGGTCATCGCCTCCGAATGCACCGGCTGCGAACTTTGCCTGGCGCCCTGCCCGGTCGACTGCATCGTGATGGAACCGGTCCGGGACAACCTCGGCACCTGGCATTGGCCCAAGCCCGACGGGACCCACTGA
- the rsxA gene encoding electron transport complex subunit RsxA produces MKDYLLILVSTTLVNNFVLVKFLGLCPFMGVSRKSETAIGMGLATTFVLTLSSVSSYVVDHFLLEPMGLEYLRTITFIVVIAVVVQFTELVVKKTSPLLHQVLGIFLPLITTNCAVLGVALLNVQAGHDFIESFLYGFGAAAGFTLVLVLFAGLRERVDAADVPVPFRGNAIALITAGLISVAFMGFSGLVKG; encoded by the coding sequence ATGAAAGACTATCTGTTGATCCTCGTCAGCACGACCCTGGTGAACAACTTCGTCCTGGTCAAGTTCCTCGGGCTATGCCCGTTCATGGGCGTCTCGCGCAAGTCCGAAACCGCGATCGGCATGGGGCTGGCGACGACCTTCGTGCTGACCCTGTCCTCGGTCAGCAGCTACGTGGTCGACCATTTCCTGCTGGAGCCGATGGGATTGGAATACCTGCGGACCATCACCTTCATCGTGGTGATCGCCGTGGTGGTGCAGTTCACCGAGCTGGTCGTGAAGAAGACCAGCCCGTTGCTGCACCAGGTGCTGGGGATTTTCCTGCCGCTGATCACCACCAACTGCGCGGTGCTCGGCGTGGCCCTGCTCAACGTCCAGGCCGGCCACGATTTCATCGAATCCTTCCTGTACGGCTTCGGCGCCGCCGCCGGCTTTACCCTGGTACTGGTGCTGTTCGCCGGCCTACGGGAGCGGGTCGATGCCGCCGACGTGCCGGTGCCGTTCCGGGGCAATGCCATCGCCCTCATCACCGCCGGTTTGATTTCCGTCGCCTTCATGGGCTTCTCCGGCCTGGTCAAGGGCTAA